One Methylomonas sp. LL1 DNA window includes the following coding sequences:
- a CDS encoding c-type cytochrome, producing the protein MKFAGALWLTFIVFPVLAEVDARLIAMNCMNCHQADSPADAKSIPSLTALSERQLLQVLLDFKYDKKPATLMPRIAKGFSDSELAALASYLSRP; encoded by the coding sequence ATGAAGTTTGCGGGGGCTTTGTGGTTGACTTTCATCGTTTTTCCTGTCCTGGCCGAGGTTGATGCGCGGTTGATCGCGATGAACTGCATGAATTGCCATCAAGCCGATTCACCAGCCGATGCGAAGAGCATTCCGTCGTTGACGGCTTTATCCGAACGGCAATTACTGCAAGTCTTGTTGGATTTCAAATACGATAAAAAACCGGCTACCCTGATGCCTAGGATTGCCAAGGGCTTCAGCGATAGCGAGTTGGCGGCGCTAGCGAGCTACCTGAGCCGGCCTTGA
- the rnr gene encoding ribonuclease R — translation MTENHDQETDFKTLEDPYAQREAEKYENPIPSRELILQLIQQAGKPLRRQQIAQQFGLESADALEALRRRLRAMERDGQLVFNSRQKYSLGDGHNTIAGRVLGHPDGFGFLKPDDGSDDLFLSPREMKPLMHNDRVTVRVSGIDRKGRREAAVVEIIERNTHQVVGRFFVEGRVACVVPDNKKIIHEVLIANEDIGNAKKGQIVVAEIVQQPTAHCQPIGRVTEVLGMHMAPGMEIEMAIRSYDLPNQWPDALLEEIKSLTPQVPEQAKQGREDIRHLPLVTIDGEDARDFDDAVYAQKTAKGWKLLVAIADVSHYVRVNTALDAEAQNRSTSVYFPEKVIPMLPEILSNGLCSLNPEVDRLCMVCEMLINEEGNVLRSRFFEAVMRSHARLTYTQVAKMLVEGDQKLAQKYAGLMPHLQNLYGLYKVMRHQRELRGAMDFDTQETRIVFGAGRKISEIVPVVRNDAHKLIEEFMITANTAAAKFLNRKKMPRLLRIHDGPGAEKLLALKTFLSELGLHLGGGAQPTPLDYMHLLESVKERKDAHLIQTILLRSMSQAVYSPDTKGHFGLALDAYAHFTSPIRRYPDLLVHRAIRHCLAGKKPAEFHYSHPDMVVLGEHCSAHERRADDATRDVVSWLKCEYMMDKIGEEFAGIISAVTGFGFFVELQSIYVEGLVHIASLHNDYFEFDAGRHQLYGERSGVRYRLGDLVRVKVVRVNLDDKKIDFELIASNKDTKKAGKNSASKSSRGKKSSDQPPAAKTKAKPRRRRKS, via the coding sequence ATGACAGAAAACCACGATCAGGAAACTGATTTTAAAACGCTCGAAGATCCTTACGCTCAGCGCGAGGCCGAGAAATACGAAAACCCGATCCCCAGCCGCGAGCTGATACTTCAGCTTATCCAGCAAGCCGGCAAACCCCTACGCCGTCAACAAATAGCTCAACAATTCGGTCTGGAAAGCGCCGATGCCCTGGAGGCATTACGCAGACGCCTGCGGGCGATGGAACGAGATGGGCAATTAGTCTTCAATAGTCGGCAAAAATACAGTTTGGGCGATGGCCATAATACGATTGCCGGTCGAGTGTTGGGCCATCCGGATGGTTTCGGTTTTCTAAAGCCCGACGACGGCAGTGACGATTTATTTTTGTCGCCGCGCGAAATGAAGCCTTTAATGCATAACGATAGGGTGACTGTTCGGGTCTCCGGTATCGACCGCAAGGGCCGGCGCGAAGCTGCGGTGGTGGAAATAATCGAACGTAATACGCATCAGGTGGTGGGCCGGTTTTTTGTCGAAGGCCGGGTGGCCTGTGTGGTACCCGATAACAAAAAAATCATTCATGAAGTGCTGATTGCCAACGAAGATATTGGCAATGCCAAAAAAGGCCAAATCGTCGTGGCCGAAATCGTTCAGCAACCCACCGCGCATTGCCAACCTATCGGCCGAGTCACTGAAGTGTTGGGCATGCACATGGCACCCGGCATGGAAATCGAAATGGCGATTCGTTCCTACGATTTGCCTAATCAATGGCCCGACGCCTTGCTGGAAGAAATCAAATCCCTAACCCCGCAAGTGCCGGAACAAGCCAAGCAGGGTAGGGAGGACATTCGCCATTTACCGTTGGTGACGATAGACGGCGAGGATGCGCGCGATTTCGACGATGCGGTTTATGCGCAAAAAACCGCCAAGGGTTGGAAATTGCTGGTCGCGATTGCCGATGTCTCGCATTATGTGCGGGTCAACACCGCGCTGGATGCGGAAGCGCAAAACCGTAGCACCTCGGTCTATTTTCCGGAAAAAGTCATACCGATGCTGCCGGAAATTTTGTCGAACGGTCTATGCTCGTTGAATCCGGAAGTCGATCGCTTGTGCATGGTCTGCGAAATGCTAATTAATGAAGAAGGCAATGTCTTGCGTTCTCGGTTTTTTGAAGCCGTGATGCGCTCGCATGCCCGGCTGACCTATACCCAGGTAGCCAAGATGCTGGTGGAGGGCGATCAAAAACTGGCTCAAAAATATGCCGGGTTGATGCCGCACTTGCAGAATTTGTATGGTTTGTACAAAGTCATGCGCCACCAGCGTGAATTGCGTGGGGCCATGGATTTTGATACCCAGGAAACCCGCATCGTATTTGGCGCCGGACGCAAGATCTCTGAAATCGTGCCAGTGGTGCGTAACGACGCGCACAAATTGATCGAAGAATTCATGATCACCGCCAATACGGCGGCGGCCAAGTTTTTAAACCGCAAGAAAATGCCGCGCTTATTACGGATACACGATGGTCCGGGCGCGGAAAAACTGCTGGCCCTGAAAACCTTTCTGAGCGAACTCGGTTTACATCTCGGTGGCGGCGCCCAGCCCACGCCTCTGGACTACATGCATTTACTGGAGTCGGTCAAAGAGCGTAAAGACGCTCATCTGATTCAAACCATTTTGTTGCGCTCGATGTCGCAAGCGGTTTATAGCCCCGATACCAAGGGCCATTTCGGTCTGGCGCTGGATGCCTATGCGCACTTTACCTCGCCGATTCGACGCTATCCGGATTTGTTGGTGCATAGGGCAATTCGGCATTGCTTGGCCGGCAAAAAACCGGCCGAATTTCACTACAGTCATCCCGATATGGTGGTGCTGGGTGAGCATTGTTCCGCCCACGAGCGCCGCGCCGATGATGCTACCCGCGATGTGGTGAGCTGGCTGAAATGCGAGTATATGATGGACAAAATCGGCGAAGAGTTTGCCGGCATCATTTCCGCCGTCACCGGTTTCGGTTTTTTTGTCGAGCTGCAATCGATTTATGTCGAAGGCTTGGTGCACATAGCTTCCTTGCATAACGATTATTTCGAATTCGACGCCGGCAGGCATCAGCTATACGGCGAGCGCAGCGGTGTACGCTATCGTTTGGGCGATTTGGTGCGGGTAAAAGTGGTGCGGGTAAATCTGGACGACAAAAAAATCGATTTTGAATTGATAGCCTCGAATAAAGACACCAAAAAAGCCGGAAAAAATTCGGCAAGCAAGTCGTCGCGAGGCAAAAAATCCTCGGATCAGCCGCCGGCCGCAAAAACCAAAGCCAAGCCTAGAAGGCGCCGTAAATCATGA
- a CDS encoding NAD(P)/FAD-dependent oxidoreductase codes for MQGLTTAAGLSLAGCQNLLRKTPTAHVVVVGAGFGGATAAKTIRLLDAGIRVTLIEPKSHYTTCPASNWLFAGLTSLDKLTLDIRDLHGRYGVERMAATVAEIEPARRRLRLTDGQSVCYDRLILSPGIAFRWDAMAGYDQAAAESFPHAWQAGPGTLLLMRQLQTMPDGGVVIIAAPPDPYRCPPGPYERASMMAHWLKQYKPRSKILILDPKRSFSKQSLFEAGWTRHYGYGTANSLIEWHCLADNPITQFEQGNKTLISEFGDRFSGHVLNIIPPQTAAALALENGLTDKSGWCPVKPQTSQSVFDEFIHVIGDAAHFAPIPKSAFAANSEAKSCALAVVSLINGYEPTEPAWLNTCYSLIAPWHGVSVAGVYTLDDARAIVAVKGAGGISSSSSAENVALEADYARAAYRTLIGNTFA; via the coding sequence TTGCAAGGTCTAACCACGGCCGCCGGTTTGTCCTTGGCAGGTTGCCAGAACCTGCTTCGCAAGACGCCAACGGCGCATGTGGTGGTGGTGGGCGCTGGTTTCGGCGGGGCGACCGCGGCCAAAACCATCCGTTTACTGGATGCCGGCATCAGAGTGACTTTGATCGAACCGAAATCCCATTACACCACCTGTCCGGCCAGTAACTGGTTGTTTGCCGGCTTGACCTCGTTGGACAAACTGACTCTTGATATTCGGGATTTGCACGGCCGGTATGGCGTCGAGCGCATGGCCGCAACCGTCGCCGAAATTGAGCCGGCACGCCGGCGCTTGAGGCTGACAGATGGGCAAAGTGTTTGCTATGACCGCTTGATACTGTCGCCGGGCATCGCTTTTAGATGGGATGCCATGGCCGGTTATGATCAGGCTGCCGCGGAAAGCTTTCCGCATGCTTGGCAAGCAGGTCCTGGGACCCTGCTGTTGATGCGGCAATTGCAAACCATGCCGGATGGAGGGGTGGTTATCATCGCCGCGCCGCCCGATCCTTACCGTTGTCCGCCCGGGCCTTACGAGCGGGCCAGTATGATGGCGCATTGGTTGAAGCAATATAAGCCCCGGTCGAAAATCCTGATACTCGATCCCAAACGTAGCTTTTCCAAACAGAGTTTATTCGAGGCCGGCTGGACTAGACATTACGGTTACGGTACGGCCAACAGTCTGATTGAATGGCATTGTCTGGCCGATAATCCGATCACTCAATTCGAACAAGGCAATAAAACCTTGATCAGCGAATTTGGCGATCGTTTCAGCGGGCATGTGCTGAATATCATTCCGCCGCAAACGGCCGCCGCCCTTGCGCTGGAAAACGGCTTGACCGATAAGTCCGGTTGGTGTCCGGTCAAGCCGCAAACCAGTCAATCGGTTTTTGATGAGTTTATCCACGTGATAGGCGATGCGGCGCATTTCGCGCCTATCCCCAAGTCGGCGTTTGCCGCCAATTCCGAAGCCAAGTCTTGCGCCCTGGCGGTGGTAAGCTTGATAAACGGTTATGAGCCGACGGAACCGGCCTGGTTGAATACCTGTTATAGCCTGATTGCGCCATGGCACGGAGTTTCGGTGGCGGGCGTCTATACACTGGATGACGCACGGGCGATTGTTGCCGTTAAAGGCGCCGGTGGTATCAGTTCTAGTTCTTCCGCTGAAAACGTAGCGTTGGAAGCAGACTATGCGCGCGCGGCTTATCGGACCCTAATAGGCAATACTTTTGCCTGA
- the rlmB gene encoding 23S rRNA (guanosine(2251)-2'-O)-methyltransferase RlmB, translating to MSSTQLFGIHAVQAALEYSPDKILRAWVDSQRQDARLKQVIDDLAALGIQPEKTERKKLERMAEGKNHQGIIVSVELPAMRSEDQLKRDVEALAEMAFYLVLDQVQDPHNLGACLRTADAVGAHGVIVTKDNAAGITPTVCKVASGAAETVPVYQVTNLARVLRWLKEQNIWIMGAAGEAEQTLYDMKLDMPLALVMGAEGSGMRHLTRQHCDFLVKIPMAGQVESLNVSVAAGVLMYEVFRQKQVKR from the coding sequence ATGAGCTCAACCCAACTCTTCGGAATCCATGCGGTGCAAGCCGCTTTGGAATATTCTCCGGACAAGATTCTACGGGCCTGGGTTGACAGCCAGAGGCAGGATGCCCGTTTGAAACAGGTCATCGATGATCTGGCCGCGCTAGGGATACAGCCGGAAAAAACCGAACGTAAAAAACTCGAACGCATGGCCGAGGGAAAAAATCATCAAGGCATTATTGTGTCGGTGGAATTGCCGGCCATGCGGAGTGAAGACCAACTGAAGCGGGACGTGGAAGCCCTGGCCGAAATGGCGTTCTATCTGGTGTTGGATCAGGTGCAAGATCCGCACAATCTGGGAGCCTGTTTGCGCACCGCCGATGCGGTTGGTGCGCATGGGGTTATTGTGACCAAGGATAACGCCGCCGGTATTACACCGACGGTTTGCAAAGTCGCCAGCGGCGCGGCCGAAACCGTGCCGGTCTATCAGGTAACCAATCTAGCTCGGGTGTTGCGCTGGTTAAAGGAACAAAACATCTGGATCATGGGCGCGGCCGGCGAAGCCGAACAAACCCTCTATGACATGAAACTGGATATGCCGCTGGCCTTGGTGATGGGTGCCGAAGGCAGCGGCATGCGGCATTTGACCCGGCAGCATTGCGACTTTTTGGTCAAGATTCCAATGGCGGGGCAGGTCGAAAGTTTGAATGTATCGGTGGCGGCCGGCGTGTTGATGTACGAAGTGTTTCGACAAAAGCAGGTCAAGCGCTAA